One genomic segment of Paenibacillus durus includes these proteins:
- a CDS encoding putative holin-like toxin, translating into MEVYQALSLMFMFGMFIIALLNYLNKK; encoded by the coding sequence ATGGAGGTGTACCAAGCGCTGTCTTTGATGTTCATGTTCGGCATGTTCATTATTGCTCTGCTTAATTACCTCAATAAGAAATAG